From the Acidovorax carolinensis genome, one window contains:
- the metW gene encoding methionine biosynthesis protein MetW yields MTEKTTMQAIARMVPPGSRVLDLGCGDGAMLSYLQRERGCSGYGIEIDDANVLACVQRGVDVIQLNLDEGLAMFGDASFDVVLQIDTLQHLRNAEVMLRETARVGRTGVVAFPNFAHWPNRLSVLRGRMPVTRRLPYQWYDTPNIRVGTYKDFEVLALKNHLRVIDAFGLQDGRAVRWCPNARAGTAVFHFEHV; encoded by the coding sequence ATGACCGAGAAAACCACGATGCAGGCCATTGCCCGCATGGTGCCCCCCGGCTCGCGCGTGCTGGATCTGGGCTGTGGCGACGGCGCCATGCTGTCCTACCTGCAGCGCGAGCGCGGGTGCAGCGGCTACGGCATCGAGATCGACGACGCCAACGTGCTGGCCTGCGTGCAGCGCGGGGTGGACGTGATCCAGCTCAACCTTGATGAAGGCCTGGCGATGTTTGGCGACGCCTCGTTCGACGTAGTGCTGCAGATCGACACCTTGCAGCACCTGCGCAACGCCGAGGTCATGCTGCGCGAAACCGCGCGCGTGGGCCGCACCGGTGTGGTGGCGTTCCCCAATTTTGCGCACTGGCCCAACCGCCTGTCGGTTCTGCGCGGGCGCATGCCCGTCACGCGCCGCCTGCCTTACCAGTGGTACGACACGCCCAATATCCGCGTCGGCACCTACAAGGACTTTGAGGTGCTGGCGCTCAAAAACCATTTGCGCGTGATCGACGCCTTCGGCCTGCAGGACGGGCGCGCTGTGCGCTGGTGTCCGAATGCGCGGGCGGGCACGGCGGTGTTCCATTTCGAGCACGTCTGA